AATTTTAGCCATTAGTTAGTTTCCTCCATACCTGTAATTTTGATTCCCATGTTTCTAGCTGTACCAGCAATAATTTTCATTGCTGCTTCAACATCATTTGCATTTAAATCAACTAATTTGTATTCAGCAATTTCTCTAACTTTGTCAGCTGAAATAGTTGCAACTGTTTGAGTTTTAGCATTGCTTGCACCTTTTTCAATTCCTGCTGCTTTTTTTAATAAAATAGCTGCTGGTGTTGTTTTTAGTATAAAGTCAAATGATTTGTCATCATATGCTGTAATAACTACAGGAACAACGTCACC
This is a stretch of genomic DNA from Mesoplasma coleopterae. It encodes these proteins:
- the rplK gene encoding 50S ribosomal protein L11, whose translation is MAKRITRIAKLEFMAMQAKPGAELASLGINMPEFTKQFNDATKDRAGDVVPVVITAYDDKSFDFILKTTPAAILLKKAAGIEKGASNAKTQTVATISADKVREIAEYKLVDLNANDVEAAMKIIAGTARNMGIKITGMEETN